In one Terriglobia bacterium genomic region, the following are encoded:
- a CDS encoding bifunctional diguanylate cyclase/phosphodiesterase: MDPREPGPLDDRQRNEFLKLRSALHDRITGLPAYALLFDPLRSALDGRRHLGVLHVDVANLDLVESLYGWQVFDRVLARIAEVLKGLPGTDLPEGSLLAVNGVAGDRLVAFVPETASGTEVEPADLAKMASAVCARLDQAFDDEEWAGLSPRLAFRVGHALLSEDPFYRFERRVHAAVEEARTLTQRRYRRAETIRGAELRRIIREAEVSAVFQPVVDLATLEVVGYEALARGPKGSGFENPAAMFALSVRLGMAADLDRLCRRRAVQGSGAMAEKGRGKIFLNVLPGSLSDPEWFEESFTRLLMASSLRPRDLVLEVSERGPDNDPTRLAAGFEALRKRGFGVALDDVGTGYASLATIEKVRPDYLKVDVSLVRGVDENLIQQELISSLVHIGRRIGAAVVAEGIESESEAAAIRKAGAPLGQGYLFAGPSAPGAPPEPTDPRGEGH, from the coding sequence GTGGACCCCCGCGAGCCGGGTCCGCTCGACGATCGCCAGCGCAACGAGTTCCTCAAGCTCCGTAGCGCCCTGCACGACCGGATCACGGGGCTCCCGGCCTATGCGCTCCTCTTCGACCCGCTCCGCTCGGCCCTCGACGGCCGTCGCCACCTCGGCGTGCTGCACGTGGACGTCGCGAACCTCGATCTGGTGGAGTCGCTGTACGGCTGGCAGGTCTTCGACCGCGTGCTCGCGAGGATCGCCGAGGTGCTGAAGGGCCTCCCGGGAACCGATCTGCCGGAAGGGTCGCTCCTCGCGGTCAACGGCGTGGCGGGCGACCGCCTGGTCGCGTTCGTCCCCGAGACGGCGTCGGGGACGGAGGTGGAGCCCGCGGACCTCGCGAAGATGGCGTCGGCGGTGTGCGCCCGTCTCGACCAGGCCTTCGACGACGAGGAGTGGGCGGGGCTCTCCCCCCGCCTGGCGTTCCGAGTCGGGCACGCGTTGCTCTCGGAGGACCCGTTCTACCGGTTCGAGCGGCGCGTGCACGCGGCGGTCGAGGAGGCCCGGACGCTGACCCAGCGGCGCTATCGTCGCGCGGAGACGATTCGCGGCGCGGAGCTCAGGCGGATCATCCGGGAGGCCGAGGTCTCCGCCGTCTTCCAGCCGGTGGTCGACCTCGCCACGCTCGAGGTCGTCGGGTACGAGGCGCTGGCGCGCGGCCCGAAGGGAAGCGGGTTCGAGAATCCCGCCGCGATGTTCGCGCTCTCGGTCCGCCTCGGGATGGCGGCGGACCTCGACCGGCTGTGCCGGCGGCGGGCAGTGCAGGGCTCGGGCGCGATGGCCGAGAAGGGCCGAGGCAAGATCTTCCTCAACGTCCTTCCCGGCTCGCTCTCCGACCCCGAGTGGTTCGAGGAGTCGTTCACCCGCCTCCTGATGGCATCGTCGCTGCGGCCCCGGGACCTCGTGCTCGAGGTCTCCGAGCGCGGGCCCGACAACGACCCCACGCGTCTCGCGGCGGGGTTCGAGGCGCTCAGGAAGCGCGGGTTCGGCGTCGCGCTGGACGACGTGGGGACCGGCTACGCGAGCCTCGCGACCATCGAGAAGGTGCGACCGGACTACCTCAAGGTCGACGTGAGCCTCGTGCGGGGCGTCGACGAGAACCTGATCCAGCAGGAGCTGATCTCGTCCCTCGTGCACATCGGTCGGCGGATCGGAGCCGCCGTGGTCGCCGAGGGGATCGAGTCCGAGAGCGAGGCGGCGGCGATCCGCAAGGCGGGCGCGCCGCTCGGGCAGGGATACCTCTTCGCGGGACCGTCGGCGCCCGGCGCGCCGCCGGAGCCGACGGATCCGCGGGGCGAAGGACACTAG
- a CDS encoding response regulator, whose translation MSARILVVDDEPTIQEFAATALGAAAYEVACARTGLDALRLARREHFDLVLLDINMPEMDGWETLRLLKADEAIRDLPVMMFSVKGEARDKVHGLQEGAADYLTKPFGVDELLSRVRRVLSGGGARAGSLPRGA comes from the coding sequence GTGAGCGCGCGCATCCTCGTGGTCGACGACGAGCCCACGATCCAGGAGTTCGCCGCGACGGCCCTCGGTGCCGCCGCGTACGAGGTCGCTTGCGCCAGGACGGGGCTCGACGCGCTCCGTCTCGCGCGGCGGGAGCACTTCGACCTCGTCCTCCTGGACATCAACATGCCGGAGATGGACGGCTGGGAGACGCTGCGGCTCCTGAAGGCGGACGAGGCGATCCGCGATCTCCCGGTGATGATGTTCTCGGTGAAGGGAGAGGCCCGCGACAAGGTTCACGGCCTGCAGGAAGGCGCGGCGGACTACCTGACCAAGCCGTTCGGGGTGGACGAGCTGCTCTCTCGCGTGCGACGCGTGCTCAGCGGCGGCGGAGCGCGAGCGGGCTCGCTGCCGCGGGGGGCCTGA
- a CDS encoding fibronectin type III domain-containing protein encodes MGSRSYTQVLDVGNVTATTVSGLADCTTWYFVVKSYDTQGYASNNYSNEVASWPAPLVASTSPSAAAQGRALDVAIGGSNFVAGSTVRFGSPGITVNSVTVSACGQLTAAISVSDSAPLGPSSITVTSPNQASGTGLGLFTVRAATTPPSVSAVQSGSVGATRATITWTTDEPADSQVLYRKSGQTGYQQTEVDSTLGTAHAVVLEGLDPASTYQAQVRSADAAGNAAISSPDLSFATSASSYAHLRFETECGNLVSPVQMASGVGMFDSGAITTPAGTPIGGAANPAGTASYGIDVPTAGTWYLWVRVFAQDAQSSSWFESVDGAGLQPVFASRYGAWTWIAGGAYALTQGLHAIELGGYDAQAMADRILLTDDRDFVPTEQPVDDQIAPEAPVPFTATPGSALVSLSWRNPRDTDFQQTVIRCRTDGSFPTSPVDGHAVTAKAGNPGSQGSLTMSGLVNGITYSFSAFAVDRSGNVSVAAHAQAVPDAKGHKKKN; translated from the coding sequence ATGGGGTCGCGGAGTTACACCCAGGTCCTCGACGTCGGGAACGTGACGGCCACGACGGTCTCGGGACTCGCCGACTGCACGACCTGGTACTTCGTGGTCAAGTCCTACGATACTCAGGGATACGCGAGCAATAATTACTCGAATGAGGTGGCCAGCTGGCCGGCGCCGCTCGTGGCGAGCACGAGCCCGTCGGCCGCCGCGCAGGGTCGGGCGCTCGACGTCGCCATCGGCGGCTCCAACTTCGTGGCGGGTTCCACGGTGCGGTTCGGATCCCCCGGGATCACCGTGAACTCCGTGACGGTGAGCGCGTGCGGACAGCTCACGGCCGCGATCAGCGTGAGCGACTCAGCGCCTTTGGGACCCTCCAGCATCACGGTCACGAGTCCCAACCAGGCCTCGGGAACCGGGCTCGGGCTCTTCACCGTCCGGGCGGCCACGACGCCGCCGTCCGTGTCCGCGGTGCAGTCGGGGAGCGTCGGTGCCACGCGGGCGACGATCACGTGGACGACGGACGAGCCGGCCGACAGCCAGGTCCTCTACCGCAAGAGCGGCCAGACCGGGTATCAGCAGACGGAGGTCGACTCCACCCTCGGAACCGCGCACGCGGTCGTCCTGGAGGGGCTCGATCCTGCGTCGACCTACCAGGCTCAAGTGAGGAGCGCGGACGCGGCCGGCAATGCAGCGATCTCGTCGCCGGACCTGAGCTTCGCGACCTCCGCCAGCTCCTACGCGCACCTGAGGTTCGAGACCGAATGCGGGAATCTGGTCTCGCCGGTCCAGATGGCGAGCGGAGTCGGCATGTTCGACTCGGGCGCGATCACGACACCCGCCGGCACGCCGATCGGCGGCGCGGCCAACCCCGCTGGAACCGCGAGCTACGGTATCGATGTCCCGACCGCCGGCACCTGGTACTTGTGGGTGCGCGTCTTCGCCCAGGACGCGCAGTCGAGCTCGTGGTTCGAGTCGGTCGACGGCGCCGGGCTCCAGCCGGTCTTCGCGTCGCGTTACGGCGCGTGGACGTGGATCGCTGGAGGCGCCTACGCGCTCACGCAGGGACTTCACGCGATCGAGCTGGGCGGTTACGATGCGCAGGCGATGGCCGACCGGATCCTGCTGACCGACGACCGGGACTTCGTTCCGACCGAGCAGCCCGTCGACGACCAGATCGCGCCCGAGGCACCGGTGCCTTTCACGGCGACTCCCGGCAGCGCTCTCGTCAGCCTGAGCTGGCGCAATCCGAGGGACACCGACTTCCAGCAGACCGTCATCCGCTGTCGCACCGACGGGAGCTTTCCGACGAGCCCCGTCGATGGTCATGCCGTGACCGCGAAGGCGGGCAATCCGGGAAGCCAGGGCAGTCTCACGATGAGCGGGCTCGTCAACGGAATCACGTACTCGTTCAGCGCGTTCGCCGTGGATCGCTCGGGCAACGTTTCCGTCGCCGCGCACGCGCAGGCCGTTCCGGACGCGAAGGGACACAAGAAGAAGAACTGA
- a CDS encoding site-specific integrase, which produces MAKKFTFHGDGVLSYVRVSDGKRVYFARYSYQGRPITEKVGLDEDQARGLAKSRRRLIDEDPAYVPPNVKRKRAARGRIRFNKFVEEFHKNHGALRRSATTYFEPMERQAVAEFGTVWLDELKPGRIQSFVAKRSKTVEPVTVNHSIRFLKNLLGRAVEWGYLTTNPAAKIRYMHEPPTREVFLSQYESDKLLELAQKHVVPAARFALLTGCRRGEILGLTWDAVDLKRRTIHLRHTKSGDARALPVGDDLLVILKALPRHVKHNHVFSYQGEPLKSLQGSWEDAREKLAAAVRDGDAEKEIPRNPERAAVLDALHFHDLRHTWASRQVAVGTDLYTLMKLGGWRSIEMVQRYAHFSPDYLRAAANRLNGTAGTLAAATQSETQVAAKVAGLCAS; this is translated from the coding sequence ATGGCGAAGAAGTTCACGTTCCACGGTGACGGCGTGCTCTCGTACGTCCGCGTGAGTGACGGGAAACGGGTCTACTTCGCGCGGTACTCGTACCAGGGGCGGCCGATCACCGAGAAGGTCGGCCTCGACGAAGACCAGGCGCGGGGACTCGCGAAGTCCCGACGTCGACTGATCGACGAGGACCCCGCGTACGTCCCGCCCAACGTGAAGCGGAAGCGCGCGGCACGCGGCCGGATCCGGTTCAACAAGTTCGTTGAGGAGTTCCACAAGAACCACGGCGCGCTCCGGCGATCTGCGACGACCTACTTCGAGCCGATGGAGCGGCAGGCCGTCGCCGAGTTCGGGACCGTCTGGCTCGACGAGCTGAAGCCCGGGCGGATCCAGTCGTTCGTCGCCAAGCGGTCGAAGACGGTCGAGCCCGTCACCGTGAACCACTCGATTCGGTTCCTCAAGAACCTCCTGGGTCGGGCGGTCGAGTGGGGTTACCTGACCACGAACCCGGCCGCGAAGATCCGGTACATGCACGAGCCCCCGACCCGCGAGGTGTTCCTCTCGCAGTACGAGTCCGACAAGCTGCTCGAGCTCGCCCAGAAGCACGTCGTTCCCGCCGCCCGGTTCGCGCTCCTCACGGGCTGCAGGCGCGGCGAGATCCTCGGGCTGACCTGGGACGCCGTGGACCTCAAGCGCCGGACGATCCACCTCCGGCATACGAAGAGCGGTGATGCCCGGGCGCTCCCCGTCGGCGACGACCTCCTGGTGATCCTCAAGGCATTGCCACGGCACGTGAAGCACAACCACGTGTTCAGCTACCAGGGGGAGCCGCTGAAGTCCCTACAAGGCTCGTGGGAGGACGCGAGGGAGAAGCTGGCCGCTGCGGTGCGCGACGGCGACGCGGAGAAGGAGATCCCGAGAAACCCGGAGCGCGCGGCCGTTCTCGACGCGCTCCACTTCCACGACCTCCGGCATACCTGGGCCTCGCGGCAGGTGGCGGTGGGAACCGACCTGTACACGCTCATGAAGCTCGGTGGCTGGCGCTCGATCGAGATGGTCCAGCGGTACGCCCACTTCTCACCCGACTACCTTCGCGCGGCGGCGAACCGCCTCAACGGAACGGCCGGGACGCTCGCGGCAGCGACGCAGAGCGAAACACAGGTCGCTGCAAAGGTCGCAGGTCTATGCGCGTCCTAG
- a CDS encoding phage major capsid protein encodes MSYGIKQLRQKKWDLIAEGKAALDKAAAEGRDLTAAERNRDDAINVELETVGASITRVEKQMDRDRAALLARGPSGPGTVRWDGNGDRIHAPAHAPAGVIGYDPEGRPVRALGPKEKLADLVPRETGMDVDAEASTVGLADVVRGQVMGEWRSPEIQALAGSSTVGGNILLSAATSTMVIDLARSKACVVQAGARTVPMEAREVTIAKLATDPTAYWRPENAVLTASDPSFAGVVLRARTVGVLAKVPIELVEDAQNLSSFLDTVFSDALALEIDRVALVGTGAAEEPQGIENTPGVGTSTGIASPVYDDFTDMVKTVRLANGEPTAAIVHPRDVATLEKLKAVTDGQYLIPPASFTALNRLMTTQVPSTRGGGSNESLAFVGDFTQVLLGVRTNLTIEASRHAADSSSSAFANLQVWIRGYLRMDVAVVRPGWFVVGSGITA; translated from the coding sequence ATGTCTTACGGCATTAAGCAGTTGCGCCAGAAGAAGTGGGATCTGATCGCGGAAGGCAAGGCGGCGCTCGACAAGGCCGCGGCCGAGGGTCGCGATCTGACCGCGGCCGAGAGAAACCGAGACGACGCGATCAACGTCGAGCTCGAGACGGTCGGCGCGTCGATCACCCGCGTCGAGAAGCAGATGGACCGGGACCGCGCGGCGCTCCTGGCCCGCGGGCCCTCGGGGCCGGGAACCGTCAGGTGGGACGGCAACGGGGATCGGATTCACGCCCCGGCCCACGCTCCGGCCGGCGTCATCGGCTACGATCCCGAAGGGCGTCCGGTCCGGGCCCTCGGGCCCAAGGAGAAGCTCGCGGACCTGGTGCCGCGGGAGACGGGGATGGACGTGGACGCGGAGGCCTCGACCGTCGGCCTCGCGGACGTCGTGCGGGGCCAGGTGATGGGCGAGTGGCGATCCCCCGAGATCCAGGCCCTCGCGGGCAGCAGCACGGTCGGCGGCAACATCCTCCTTTCCGCGGCCACCTCGACGATGGTCATCGACCTGGCCCGCTCGAAGGCCTGCGTCGTGCAGGCGGGGGCCCGGACGGTGCCGATGGAGGCACGTGAGGTCACGATCGCGAAACTCGCGACCGACCCGACCGCCTACTGGAGGCCCGAGAACGCCGTTCTCACCGCGAGCGATCCGAGTTTCGCGGGAGTCGTCCTGCGGGCCCGGACGGTCGGCGTGCTGGCCAAGGTCCCGATCGAGCTCGTGGAAGACGCTCAGAACCTCAGCTCGTTCCTCGACACCGTGTTCTCGGACGCCCTCGCGCTCGAGATCGATCGCGTCGCGCTCGTCGGCACCGGGGCGGCCGAAGAGCCGCAAGGCATCGAGAACACGCCCGGGGTCGGGACGTCGACGGGGATCGCATCCCCGGTTTACGACGACTTCACGGACATGGTGAAGACCGTGCGGCTCGCGAACGGCGAGCCCACGGCCGCCATCGTCCATCCGCGAGACGTCGCCACCCTCGAAAAACTCAAGGCCGTCACGGACGGCCAGTACCTCATTCCGCCGGCGTCCTTCACGGCGCTCAACCGGCTCATGACCACGCAGGTCCCGTCGACCCGCGGCGGCGGCTCCAACGAGTCGCTGGCGTTCGTCGGGGACTTCACGCAAGTCCTCCTCGGCGTCAGGACGAACCTGACGATCGAGGCCTCGCGCCACGCCGCGGACAGCAGCAGCTCCGCGTTCGCCAACCTGCAGGTGTGGATCCGCGGCTATCTCCGCATGGACGTCGCGGTCGTGCGGCCTGGCTGGTTCGTGGTCGGCAGCGGGATCACGGCGTAG
- a CDS encoding phage terminase small subunit P27 family codes for MRGRKPKPTHLRVLEGNLGKRALNRGEPKTCGVGPACPRWLTGDARKAFHRMTGLLRGLGILTLADRDAIEAYAQTYKRWREAETFLAKSGLVYPLRDEQGNVKCMQQWPHVSIARNCIAILRAYQVEFGLTPSARSRIDFPGADEGRADWLPPELCE; via the coding sequence GTGAGAGGTCGGAAGCCCAAGCCGACGCACCTCAGGGTGCTCGAGGGGAACCTCGGGAAGCGGGCCCTGAACCGTGGGGAGCCCAAGACCTGCGGGGTCGGGCCGGCGTGTCCGCGGTGGCTCACCGGCGACGCCCGGAAGGCATTTCACCGGATGACCGGACTCCTCCGTGGCCTGGGCATCCTCACGCTCGCCGACCGGGACGCTATCGAGGCCTACGCCCAGACTTACAAGCGATGGCGGGAGGCCGAGACGTTCCTCGCGAAGAGCGGGCTTGTCTATCCCCTCCGCGACGAGCAGGGGAACGTGAAGTGCATGCAGCAGTGGCCGCACGTCTCGATCGCGAGGAACTGCATCGCGATCCTGCGGGCCTACCAGGTTGAGTTCGGACTCACCCCGAGCGCGCGCTCGCGGATCGACTTCCCGGGCGCGGACGAGGGTCGGGCCGACTGGTTGCCACCCGAGTTATGCGAATGA